The following proteins come from a genomic window of Nitrospira sp.:
- a CDS encoding oligoendopeptidase F has product MAARRPVRQKTSTSLISNQWDLTHLVKNPLKDLKQHLAALDAQVVQIESARPRLQATMASTDFHSLLKITESIAEGSARLGAFAYLWFSENTTNTQARSFKAQVEERLTGITNRLLFLDLWWQGVDQKNAARLMTDAGDLRYYLETIRRYTPHTLSESEEKIINIKNVTGRSAVNTLYDVVTNGLTFTMKIGGKTRTMNREELMSHVRSPKASIRQATYRELYRVFSGQRDLLGEMYRTLVNDWKAENVGLRRFASPIATRNLGNDVPDQAVDVLLATCAKNVEIFQTYFKLKAKICKISPMNRYHIYAPHRAETKKYAYADAVRMVLGAYRGFSPQLADLAEQVLRERRIDGPTRPGKLGGAYCYSVAPGQTPYVMLNFTGEARDIATMAHELGHAVHGMMAKDHSIFTFHSTLPLAETASVFGERILSDTLMSNERNKAVRQGLLLSQLDDIYATVVRQAYFIRFEQTAHRMVGEGATGDQLAKTYLAELRQQFGKAVKVPEEFQWEWLMIPHLFASPFYCYAYSFGNLLVLALYRMYKEQGESFVPQYLNLLATGGSQSPRDILSKMDVDMTSGAFWQSGFDTIQDMVQQLEDTM; this is encoded by the coding sequence ATGGCCGCCAGACGTCCGGTTCGACAGAAGACTTCCACATCCCTTATATCCAACCAGTGGGATCTCACCCACCTCGTGAAGAACCCGCTGAAAGATTTGAAGCAACATCTGGCGGCCTTGGATGCACAGGTTGTGCAGATTGAGTCAGCTCGTCCTCGACTCCAGGCAACCATGGCGAGCACTGATTTCCACTCGCTCCTAAAAATCACCGAATCGATCGCAGAAGGGTCTGCCCGGCTTGGCGCATTCGCCTACCTCTGGTTTTCGGAAAACACCACAAACACCCAAGCGCGATCGTTTAAGGCGCAGGTAGAGGAGCGGCTCACCGGCATTACCAATCGCCTGCTGTTTCTCGATCTCTGGTGGCAGGGAGTCGATCAGAAGAATGCGGCACGGCTGATGACCGACGCCGGCGACCTTCGGTACTACCTGGAAACCATCAGACGCTATACGCCTCACACACTGTCTGAATCAGAAGAGAAGATCATCAATATCAAGAATGTCACTGGACGGAGCGCGGTCAATACCCTCTATGACGTGGTGACCAACGGACTGACATTCACGATGAAGATCGGCGGGAAAACCCGCACCATGAACCGCGAAGAACTCATGAGCCACGTGCGGAGCCCTAAGGCATCCATCCGCCAGGCCACCTACAGAGAACTCTATCGGGTCTTCTCGGGCCAACGAGACCTGCTCGGAGAGATGTATCGGACACTCGTGAATGACTGGAAAGCGGAGAACGTCGGACTCCGTAGGTTTGCCTCTCCCATTGCCACCCGCAACCTCGGCAATGATGTGCCGGACCAAGCGGTCGATGTGCTGTTGGCGACCTGCGCCAAGAATGTCGAGATCTTCCAGACCTACTTCAAACTGAAAGCAAAGATCTGCAAGATCTCCCCGATGAATCGGTACCATATTTATGCCCCCCATCGGGCAGAGACCAAGAAGTATGCGTATGCCGATGCCGTCCGCATGGTGCTGGGCGCCTATCGCGGCTTTTCTCCCCAGCTTGCAGACCTCGCCGAACAGGTCTTGAGGGAACGACGCATCGATGGGCCAACACGTCCTGGCAAACTAGGCGGCGCCTATTGCTACAGCGTGGCGCCAGGCCAGACACCGTACGTGATGTTGAATTTCACCGGGGAAGCCCGAGACATCGCCACCATGGCCCATGAGCTCGGCCATGCCGTCCACGGAATGATGGCCAAAGACCATTCGATCTTTACCTTCCATTCGACCCTCCCCTTGGCGGAGACAGCGTCTGTCTTCGGTGAACGCATTCTCTCCGACACCCTCATGTCGAACGAGCGCAACAAAGCCGTTCGACAGGGCTTGCTCCTGAGTCAACTGGATGACATCTATGCCACCGTGGTGCGGCAGGCCTATTTCATTCGCTTCGAACAAACAGCGCATCGAATGGTGGGAGAAGGGGCGACAGGAGACCAACTGGCCAAAACCTATTTGGCTGAACTTCGACAGCAATTTGGCAAAGCGGTGAAAGTGCCGGAAGAGTTTCAATGGGAATGGCTCATGATTCCCCATCTCTTCGCCAGTCCGTTCTATTGCTACGCTTACAGCTTTGGCAATCTGCTCGTACTCGCCCTCTACAGAATGTACAAGGAGCAAGGGGAATCATTTGTCCCACAATACCTGAACTTGCTTGCCACCGGCGGATCGCAATCCCCTCGAGATATTCTGAGCAAGATGGATGTGGATATGACGTCCGGAGCATTCTGGCAATCAGGATTCGACACCATCCAGGACATGGTCCAGCAGCTGGAAGACACGATGTAA
- a CDS encoding histone deacetylase, with protein MGKTGLVYHPAYLEHDMGAGHPESPNRLRAIMQRLEESGVAARLVRIEPRKAEDEWITQVHNSNYLASLTRQAPASGRVSLDPDTSMSPGTLQAAYLAAGGALAAVDAIMAQEVDHVFCAVRPPGHHAEAGQAMGFCFFNNVAIAARYLQKKYGLTRVLIVDWDVHHGNGTQHSFEDDPSILFFSTHQYPHYPGTGRGTERGKGAGEGFTINVPMEAGEGDDEYRAVFQKVLLAAADDFKPEFVIISAGFDAHKDDPLASMGLTESGYAELTEIVAGIATRHANGRILSSLEGGYNLTALAASVHAHIGALLNA; from the coding sequence ATGGGGAAGACAGGTCTCGTCTATCATCCAGCGTATCTTGAGCATGACATGGGAGCCGGGCATCCCGAGTCTCCCAATCGGTTGCGCGCGATCATGCAGCGATTGGAGGAGAGCGGAGTCGCTGCTCGATTGGTCAGGATCGAGCCGCGAAAGGCCGAGGATGAGTGGATCACGCAAGTCCACAATTCCAATTATCTGGCGTCGCTCACCCGCCAAGCACCCGCGAGTGGCCGTGTCTCGCTCGATCCTGATACGTCTATGTCCCCAGGCACACTGCAGGCTGCCTATTTAGCGGCGGGAGGCGCACTGGCGGCGGTGGATGCCATCATGGCACAGGAGGTTGATCACGTGTTCTGCGCTGTTCGGCCTCCAGGTCATCATGCTGAAGCGGGACAAGCGATGGGGTTCTGCTTCTTCAATAATGTGGCGATTGCTGCCCGCTATCTCCAGAAAAAGTATGGACTCACGCGAGTCTTGATTGTTGATTGGGATGTGCACCATGGGAATGGGACGCAGCATAGCTTTGAGGACGATCCCTCGATTCTCTTCTTCAGTACCCACCAGTATCCCCATTATCCGGGCACAGGCCGAGGAACGGAGCGCGGCAAGGGAGCTGGGGAAGGATTCACCATCAATGTGCCGATGGAAGCCGGTGAGGGAGACGACGAGTATCGCGCTGTGTTTCAGAAAGTGCTGCTAGCGGCAGCAGATGATTTCAAGCCAGAGTTTGTCATCATCTCAGCCGGCTTCGATGCGCATAAGGATGATCCGTTGGCGAGTATGGGATTGACTGAATCCGGCTATGCGGAGTTAACCGAGATTGTGGCGGGTATCGCCACACGCCACGCGAACGGCCGTATTCTCTCCTCACTCGAAGGCGGATATAACCTAACGGCGCTTGCCGCCTCCGTTCACGCACACATCGGCGCGCTTCTGAACGCATGA
- a CDS encoding DUF3422 domain-containing protein, with protein MVASNVELDERAYTKRENTHVNQPDTSRPGAEALLRKLHERPHQPIGRWLRAPAHVHYKAFRMSDPPTQRPASRVEFQSLLGHLKISAEATYVRENFGYGVKESEHGDRLILIWQAHTEYYSYQLWHLPPQANGAPTFGPLTFSEYTFPVEPLGTVVCRLDILLTTGMLPPRQELRGLMPGPVLYGSRIFNEQTCVATSFTPDDQERERYWVSVGPSQGDPSRLKDIVDAIVRIETYYHLLLMQKPLFSAAVDQVYKFEQVHLKQREIITNHIGHADSQTLQRWLNTLTQDLLKTNRMAGTLHFELSASLPYDKIVHTTLASLAEHPMESYRPISDYVLSGITGVAEGHQQLLRRIDTLRGGFEGIITIIRTRIDLILESQNLALLKSVDKTTKSQVLLQHTVEGLSIIVIAYYLAGLCGYVFKGFQEMGWLKNANIASAVFVPIAIGLAFGITTFSKKYLHKKLEGEQPPAKPKKPDEE; from the coding sequence ATCGTCGCGTCAAACGTGGAGTTGGATGAGAGAGCGTATACGAAGAGGGAGAACACACACGTGAATCAGCCAGATACGTCTCGGCCAGGAGCCGAGGCCTTGTTGAGAAAGTTACACGAACGCCCGCACCAGCCGATCGGGAGATGGCTGCGGGCCCCAGCCCATGTGCACTATAAAGCCTTTCGGATGTCCGACCCGCCGACACAGCGTCCAGCCAGTCGGGTGGAATTCCAATCGCTGTTGGGACATCTTAAGATTTCTGCCGAGGCGACCTACGTCAGGGAGAATTTCGGCTACGGTGTGAAGGAATCGGAACACGGCGATCGGCTTATCCTCATCTGGCAAGCCCATACGGAATACTATAGTTACCAGCTCTGGCATCTACCACCGCAAGCGAACGGCGCACCGACTTTTGGGCCATTGACGTTTTCAGAGTACACGTTTCCCGTGGAGCCGCTTGGGACGGTGGTCTGCCGTTTGGACATTCTGCTGACGACGGGCATGCTCCCGCCTCGTCAGGAGTTGCGCGGACTAATGCCTGGCCCGGTTTTGTACGGCAGCCGAATCTTCAATGAGCAGACATGTGTCGCGACAAGTTTTACACCGGACGACCAAGAGCGAGAACGGTATTGGGTCAGTGTCGGGCCGTCGCAAGGCGATCCCTCACGCCTGAAAGACATTGTCGATGCCATTGTGCGGATCGAGACCTACTATCATTTGCTACTGATGCAGAAACCGCTGTTCTCCGCTGCCGTCGATCAGGTCTATAAGTTCGAGCAGGTTCATCTGAAACAGCGCGAGATCATCACGAACCACATCGGACACGCTGATTCCCAGACGTTGCAACGCTGGTTGAATACCCTCACGCAGGATCTGCTCAAGACTAACCGCATGGCTGGAACACTTCACTTCGAGCTGTCCGCCTCGCTTCCCTATGACAAGATCGTGCATACGACGTTGGCGTCTCTTGCCGAGCACCCCATGGAGTCCTATCGGCCCATCTCCGATTATGTGTTGAGCGGTATTACTGGTGTGGCGGAAGGGCATCAACAGCTCTTGCGTCGTATCGACACGCTCCGTGGCGGATTCGAGGGCATCATCACCATCATTCGGACCCGTATCGACTTGATTCTGGAATCGCAGAACCTCGCACTGCTTAAAAGCGTCGACAAGACGACGAAGAGCCAAGTGCTGCTACAGCACACCGTCGAGGGGTTGTCGATTATTGTCATCGCCTATTACCTGGCAGGACTTTGTGGATATGTGTTCAAAGGGTTTCAGGAAATGGGTTGGCTCAAGAATGCGAATATTGCCTCGGCGGTGTTCGTCCCCATCGCTATCGGACTTGCCTTTGGCATCACCACGTTCAGCAAAAAGTATCTGCACAAGAAGCTGGAAGGTGAACAGCCTCCGGCGAAGCCTAAAAAGCCAGACGAGGAGTAA
- a CDS encoding pseudouridine synthase, translating into MSTHSIAFYKPYGVLPCFTDLEGRPTLADYIMVPHVYAAGRLDQDSEGLMILTSNGALVHRITDPQHKLPKVYLVQVERIPDEPAIERLCAGVLLGGKRTRPAQVRLLDTEPPLPERSVPIRFRKNVPTAWMEITISEGMNRQVRRMTAAVGHPTLRLVRIAIGPVRLGDLNLGEWRVLEEEEIKAINQLSNL; encoded by the coding sequence ATGTCCACTCATTCCATCGCATTTTATAAACCCTACGGGGTGCTTCCATGCTTTACCGATTTGGAAGGCAGACCGACGCTGGCGGACTACATCATGGTCCCTCACGTTTATGCGGCGGGGCGTCTCGATCAGGACAGCGAAGGGCTGATGATTTTGACTTCGAATGGAGCGTTGGTGCACCGGATTACCGATCCACAGCACAAATTGCCGAAAGTCTATTTGGTACAGGTTGAACGGATTCCAGATGAACCAGCGATCGAACGGCTCTGCGCAGGTGTGCTGCTTGGTGGAAAGCGAACAAGACCGGCGCAGGTGAGGTTGCTCGATACGGAGCCACCATTGCCAGAACGGTCCGTGCCCATCAGGTTTCGAAAAAATGTTCCAACGGCGTGGATGGAAATCACGATCAGTGAAGGGATGAACCGTCAGGTTCGTCGTATGACGGCTGCGGTAGGCCATCCCACATTGCGGCTGGTGCGCATCGCCATCGGACCAGTTCGCCTGGGCGACCTCAACCTGGGTGAATGGCGAGTCTTGGAGGAGGAGGAAATCAAGGCGATCAACCAACTGAGCAATCTGTAA
- a CDS encoding sulfurtransferase yields the protein MTHPLLIDTESLQQQLGQSGVVIIDVRGKAAYEFGGHIPGAVHSTWHEYSDPNAVAKGLLNPALGEIERILQRLGVNQDSEVVIYSNPFDNWGDEGRMFWMLDYLGHTRLRILDGGWVKWTAEKRPFEHGLVSPPRGNFTARPRLDLIALKDDLKDLVRGPHPQTAILDARSVEEYLGKELSGIPRPGHIPSAIHVAWNGFLNKDATVKDLSVIKEMLVAKGIGNGQDVICYCTGGVRSAWLYFILKLVGYSKLRNYPGSWWEWSRDFACPAEKDFHALQKMLGFGPASKPS from the coding sequence GTGACACATCCATTACTCATCGATACTGAATCGCTTCAGCAGCAGCTCGGTCAATCGGGCGTGGTGATTATCGACGTGCGAGGCAAGGCCGCATATGAATTCGGCGGGCATATTCCCGGGGCCGTGCATTCCACGTGGCATGAATATAGCGATCCCAATGCCGTCGCGAAAGGCTTGCTCAATCCAGCTCTCGGCGAGATCGAGCGTATTCTCCAGCGGCTTGGGGTCAATCAAGACAGTGAGGTGGTGATCTATTCCAATCCGTTCGACAACTGGGGCGACGAAGGGCGGATGTTTTGGATGTTGGACTATCTGGGCCACACCCGGTTGCGTATTTTGGATGGGGGGTGGGTGAAGTGGACGGCGGAAAAGCGGCCGTTTGAGCATGGACTGGTTTCCCCACCGAGGGGAAACTTCACCGCTCGACCACGTCTGGATTTGATTGCATTGAAAGATGATCTGAAAGACCTTGTCAGGGGGCCGCATCCACAGACGGCGATTCTCGATGCGCGCAGCGTTGAAGAGTATCTAGGCAAAGAGCTGTCGGGTATCCCACGGCCCGGTCACATCCCCTCAGCCATCCACGTGGCGTGGAATGGGTTTTTGAATAAGGATGCGACGGTGAAAGATCTGTCGGTGATCAAGGAGATGTTGGTCGCAAAGGGGATCGGCAACGGACAGGACGTCATTTGCTACTGTACCGGTGGCGTGCGATCGGCCTGGCTCTATTTCATCCTCAAGCTTGTCGGGTATTCAAAGCTCAGAAACTATCCTGGGTCGTGGTGGGAGTGGAGTCGAGACTTCGCCTGTCCAGCCGAAAAAGATTTTCATGCGCTTCAGAAAATGCTTGGGTTTGGTCCAGCCTCCAAACCTTCTTGA
- a CDS encoding acyltransferase, whose amino-acid sequence MQVGFYQFDPQFGEVAKNLEMVTAKLDQADADLIVLPELFASGYQFLSQQEAYQLAEPVPDGPTVRCLVDIAKRRKMHLVAGLPERSGSRCYNSAVVVGPSGFLGCYRKTHLFFEETQYFTPGDSGFLVWDIGAAKIGIMICFDWYYPEAARTLAMQGAEIICHPSNLVLPNCPDSMPVRCLENRVFAVTCNRIGSEARGGKERLTYIGQSEVVTPKGVIQHRASHDQEELTIVEIDPAQARNKSLNRYNDLLRDRRTSLYKM is encoded by the coding sequence GTGCAAGTCGGATTCTACCAATTCGATCCACAGTTCGGTGAGGTGGCCAAGAATCTGGAGATGGTCACGGCCAAGCTGGATCAGGCGGATGCGGATCTCATTGTACTGCCGGAGTTGTTTGCATCCGGCTATCAGTTTCTTTCACAACAGGAAGCGTATCAGCTCGCTGAACCGGTTCCTGATGGTCCCACGGTCCGTTGTCTGGTCGACATCGCGAAACGCCGCAAGATGCACCTTGTGGCGGGACTTCCTGAACGATCTGGTTCCCGCTGCTACAACTCCGCCGTGGTCGTGGGACCGTCTGGTTTTCTGGGATGCTATCGGAAAACCCATCTCTTTTTCGAAGAGACACAATACTTCACGCCCGGCGACTCAGGATTTCTTGTGTGGGACATCGGAGCTGCAAAGATCGGGATCATGATTTGTTTCGATTGGTACTACCCGGAGGCGGCACGCACCTTAGCGATGCAGGGGGCCGAGATCATTTGTCATCCCTCCAATCTGGTCTTGCCGAACTGCCCGGATTCCATGCCGGTGCGATGTCTCGAAAATCGGGTGTTTGCCGTGACGTGCAATCGAATTGGTAGCGAGGCACGGGGTGGCAAAGAGCGGTTGACCTATATCGGCCAGAGCGAAGTGGTCACCCCGAAGGGGGTGATTCAACATCGGGCGTCGCATGACCAAGAAGAGCTGACGATCGTTGAGATTGATCCGGCGCAAGCCCGCAACAAGAGTTTGAATCGCTACAACGATCTGCTTCGCGACCGTCGTACGTCGCTGTACAAGATGTAA
- a CDS encoding nucleoside deaminase, producing the protein MTSGVPSTSPFRLPSWAIRLARRQQHPIVAASDRMRFVIQLALTNVTAQTGGPFGAAVFETKTGRLIAVGVNVVEPTNCSLAHAEVVALANAHATLKQFDLGAPGMPKLTLITSCEPCAMCYGAILWSGVRNVVCAARGSDAAAIGFDEAPKPKNWVATLEDRGISVTRDICRDEAIAVFQRYQQTGGRIYNARKGR; encoded by the coding sequence GTGACGTCTGGGGTCCCATCCACGTCTCCCTTTCGCCTCCCATCCTGGGCCATCCGTCTTGCGCGTCGGCAGCAACACCCGATCGTGGCGGCGTCCGATCGTATGCGATTCGTCATCCAACTCGCGCTGACCAACGTCACCGCTCAGACCGGTGGCCCCTTCGGGGCGGCAGTCTTCGAAACCAAGACAGGACGACTCATTGCCGTCGGGGTAAACGTCGTCGAACCCACCAACTGTTCACTTGCCCATGCCGAAGTGGTCGCCCTCGCCAACGCACACGCGACTCTGAAGCAGTTCGATCTCGGCGCGCCTGGTATGCCGAAGCTCACACTGATCACGAGCTGTGAACCCTGCGCCATGTGTTATGGCGCGATTCTTTGGTCCGGGGTTCGAAACGTCGTCTGCGCCGCGCGGGGGTCCGACGCAGCGGCAATCGGGTTCGATGAAGCTCCAAAACCTAAAAACTGGGTGGCCACGCTGGAAGATCGCGGAATTTCCGTGACCCGTGACATTTGCCGAGACGAGGCCATTGCGGTCTTTCAACGTTATCAGCAAACCGGCGGTCGAATTTATAATGCCCGGAAGGGGCGATAA
- a CDS encoding tetratricopeptide repeat protein yields the protein MPNPRIEPLKKFLAMDPNDDVAWFGLGKAYMDDGNFEEAAKALQQCITVKPTYSAAYYGLAQSLQKLERLDECRTVCATGIDVSTKNGDAMVTKNLEALTRSLPS from the coding sequence ATGCCCAATCCACGAATCGAACCGCTGAAGAAATTCCTGGCCATGGACCCGAACGACGATGTCGCCTGGTTTGGGTTGGGGAAAGCCTACATGGACGACGGGAACTTTGAAGAAGCCGCGAAGGCGCTCCAGCAATGCATCACGGTAAAACCTACCTACTCAGCTGCCTATTATGGGCTCGCGCAATCTCTCCAGAAACTGGAGCGCCTCGACGAATGCCGAACCGTCTGTGCGACGGGCATTGACGTCTCGACGAAGAACGGTGATGCCATGGTGACGAAGAATCTTGAGGCGTTGACGCGTTCGTTGCCGTCGTGA
- a CDS encoding IS1595 family transposase, translating into MVTGSHRVFGCAANFLRGRKCVFCGSFRVNRTQRGYVKCRTCRRQKSLAKLRREIAILQGFYQQVPAYRLAHDLGVDPKVISRVYQKLRAALFHVAELEGMASKLSGEIELDEAYFGGRRKGRRGRGAAGKSVVFGLLERDGRVYTKVVEHVSADTLMAHIQTTTRKGSVYYTDAFRGYQSLRRYGKHHTVNHSKSLVDRRTKNHINGIEGFWSFAKHILYNYRGVSKYHFPMYLKEIEYRFNHRXXXPNITSRCI; encoded by the coding sequence ATGGTTACGGGATCTCATCGTGTTTTTGGGTGTGCGGCCAACTTTTTGCGTGGCCGCAAGTGTGTGTTCTGTGGTTCGTTTCGGGTCAATCGGACGCAACGTGGGTATGTCAAATGTCGCACCTGTCGACGGCAGAAGAGTCTCGCGAAGCTCCGGCGAGAGATTGCCATTCTGCAGGGATTCTATCAGCAGGTACCCGCCTATCGGTTGGCCCATGACCTGGGCGTCGATCCCAAAGTCATCAGCCGGGTCTACCAGAAACTGCGGGCAGCGTTGTTCCACGTCGCCGAATTGGAAGGCATGGCCAGTAAACTGTCGGGCGAGATTGAACTGGATGAAGCCTATTTCGGCGGACGACGCAAAGGGCGTCGGGGCCGGGGTGCCGCTGGTAAAAGCGTCGTGTTCGGGCTACTGGAGCGGGATGGGCGCGTCTATACCAAGGTGGTGGAGCATGTGTCGGCGGACACACTCATGGCCCACATTCAAACCACCACTCGGAAAGGTTCCGTCTATTACACGGATGCCTTTCGAGGCTATCAATCGTTGCGACGCTATGGCAAACATCACACGGTCAATCACAGTAAAAGCCTCGTTGATCGCCGGACGAAGAACCACATCAATGGAATTGAAGGGTTCTGGTCGTTTGCCAAGCATATTCTGTACAATTACCGAGGCGTGTCCAAATATCACTTCCCGATGTATCTGAAGGAAATTGAGTATCGCTTCAACCACCGCNNNNNNNGTCCAAATATCACTTCCCGATGTATCTGA
- a CDS encoding YqgE/AlgH family protein has translation MDTKLHKGMFLIAAPSLRDPNFRQTVVLLCEHGSEGALGVIVNRPTAMSISEALPQIPVLEGSAHVLYAGGPVQTNQVMLLYRGDQFPDNAHHVFDGVCLGGDVGMVERILTGVGTKESFRAYLGYSGWGPGQLENEMKTGSWITLPADSQAVFEKEPTRVWGDILLTLGEAYQPYVDMPFDPSCN, from the coding sequence ATGGACACCAAACTTCATAAAGGGATGTTTCTGATCGCGGCGCCAAGCCTTCGCGATCCGAACTTCCGCCAGACCGTTGTGTTGCTATGTGAACATGGATCGGAAGGAGCGCTTGGCGTCATCGTAAACCGTCCGACGGCCATGTCCATCTCTGAGGCCTTGCCTCAGATCCCGGTGCTGGAGGGATCAGCCCATGTGCTCTATGCCGGTGGTCCGGTGCAGACGAATCAAGTGATGCTGCTGTACCGGGGTGATCAGTTTCCGGATAATGCGCACCACGTGTTCGACGGAGTGTGCCTTGGCGGAGACGTCGGCATGGTCGAACGCATTCTCACCGGTGTCGGGACGAAGGAATCTTTCCGCGCCTATCTTGGCTATTCGGGGTGGGGACCAGGCCAGCTGGAGAATGAAATGAAAACTGGCTCCTGGATCACCTTACCCGCAGATTCGCAGGCAGTGTTTGAAAAAGAACCGACGCGTGTCTGGGGGGACATTCTTCTCACGCTGGGCGAAGCCTATCAGCCGTACGTCGACATGCCCTTCGATCCATCCTGTAACTGA
- a CDS encoding type II toxin-antitoxin system VapC family toxin produces MALPIGGKVLLNTNVFIDFLRADRHTEWVLGGHGSVVRFISAIVLLELRLGADTPKRKKAIDRLQHAFSSERTLGLTPTVLDRAGQLFRAMYGNASGLRDRLGPMNDVLIALTAREIGATVVTSNVLEFRRIAAKVSGLKIVEP; encoded by the coding sequence ATGGCCTTACCGATAGGTGGCAAGGTCCTCCTCAATACGAATGTCTTCATCGATTTCTTAAGAGCAGATAGACACACAGAATGGGTCTTGGGTGGACATGGGAGTGTTGTGCGGTTCATCTCAGCCATTGTTCTACTTGAACTTCGGCTCGGCGCAGACACACCAAAGCGCAAGAAAGCCATTGACCGACTTCAACACGCATTCTCTTCCGAACGCACTCTCGGCCTGACGCCTACAGTTCTTGATCGGGCTGGGCAGCTCTTTCGAGCCATGTATGGAAACGCTTCCGGATTACGCGACCGGCTTGGGCCCATGAATGATGTTCTCATCGCTCTCACAGCAAGAGAAATCGGCGCAACCGTCGTGACCAGCAACGTGCTCGAATTTCGGCGAATCGCAGCGAAAGTCTCAGGCCTTAAGATTGTTGAACCCTAG
- a CDS encoding metal-binding protein SmbP, whose protein sequence is MMRRICRSAMLVFGLGVLVGVPVLTGLALAGDKHVAEAVEHARGAASHGKEGHADACVEHASEALKHATAAGLKNPHLMEGIKHLTEAVKHGKAGHADACTEHADGGATHLAEVK, encoded by the coding sequence ATGATGAGAAGAATCTGTCGTAGTGCGATGTTGGTGTTCGGACTTGGTGTATTGGTTGGCGTGCCGGTGCTGACGGGTTTAGCGCTCGCCGGCGACAAGCATGTGGCTGAAGCGGTCGAACACGCGAGAGGCGCTGCATCACATGGGAAAGAAGGGCATGCGGACGCCTGTGTTGAGCATGCGAGTGAAGCCCTCAAACATGCGACGGCTGCTGGACTGAAAAATCCCCATTTGATGGAAGGGATCAAACACCTGACGGAAGCTGTGAAACATGGCAAGGCCGGACATGCCGATGCATGCACGGAACATGCAGATGGCGGCGCGACGCATTTGGCTGAAGTAAAGTAA